The DNA segment ACTGTCCGGCGCCATCGCTGACGATGACCAACTCGCGTGAGAGCCCTTTGGCCAGGACGCCGCCGAGCAAGGCCCCTTCTGTAGCGATGCGCTGATGGCGCTCCTGGGTGATACCCAGGGTCTGAAGATGGGCCTCCCAAGCGGTGGTCGTCGTCAGTTCCAGGATCGGCGGTGCCATCAGCGCCCGGCACATGGCCTGAGGCAGACCTTGGGCGCGCCAATAGGCCAGGGCCTCGTCATTGAGGCTGTAGAACGGCTCACCGGCTTGCAGCAGGCGCCGGAAATTGATCCGGCTCTTGCTTTCGCTGCTGGAGAACCAGGCGAAGAAGTCATTGCCGATGTGGGTGACGTAGCCGTTGCGCCCCTGATGGCGCGCCCCGGAGTCATCGACCGTGACGTAGGAGCTGACCTCCAGCCCCACCTCCAGGAGCTGGTCCTTTTCGGCGAAGAAGACGTCGTTGCGACCGCTGAGCAGGGCGTCGATCTGACCGACGGAGATGTCGATTCCCCACTCCAGGAGTTGCTCGCGCAACAACGGCTGGGTGACATGGCACTGATGGTATTGGTAGAGTACATAGGCGCGCAAACCCGCCCCGAAATGACTCCCCTGCACCGTGGCCGGGAGCTCTCCGCACAACCACTCTCCCTCCGGCGTCTGCCACACTTCCAAACGATAGCGCGTGTTGTGCGCCCCAATGTGCAGATCCTGAACGATGAAATCCCGGTAGCCCTTGAAGCGCGCCGTCGCCGGCACCTCTTCGCGCGGCGCGATCGGACAGTCTTCGTGAATGATCAGCTCTTGGGTCTTGGCCCGTTTGCTCGAACCGGCCCGACGTGGCTTCTCCTCACCGCCCTCTTCGCCTCCCCCCGCGCCCTGGCCTGACCCCTCCATCCCACTGGGCTTGAATACGGGACGCGCCTTCTCTCCCTTCAGGATCGCGATCTCATCGCGCAACTGTTGGATCTGCTCCGCTTGCCGCTGGTTGGCTTCCATCAGCGCTTCGATCAGACTCAACAACTGCTCCACCAGCGGCGTGCGCTCCGCTTCCGGGATGTCAGGCAGTTGAATCGGTATCGGCATGGGGCGGTGGGTGATGGTTGGTCGCTGGATCAGGGGATGACGCCTACTGTAACGGATCTCGTCAGACAACGCCGCCATGACTTATTGAGAAGTTACGATGAGTGTCTGCATACGCTCGATTTCATGGGCTTTGTTCTGCATCTGGGCGCGCAGGTGGTCAAGTTCCTCTTGCAGGTTGCGCGACAGCGTGGCTTGCAGCTCCCGGGCCAGGGTGTCGAGCTGGGCGCAGGTGGCGGCGACGGCGGATTCCACCTGCTGCACCAAGGCATCGCGGCTTTGGGCGACCGCTTCCTCCAGCTGCGCGCGCAGCCGCGCCATTTCGCTGTAACTG comes from the Allochromatium tepidum genome and includes:
- a CDS encoding IS66 family transposase, which translates into the protein MAALSDEIRYSRRHPLIQRPTITHRPMPIPIQLPDIPEAERTPLVEQLLSLIEALMEANQRQAEQIQQLRDEIAILKGEKARPVFKPSGMEGSGQGAGGGEEGGEEKPRRAGSSKRAKTQELIIHEDCPIAPREEVPATARFKGYRDFIVQDLHIGAHNTRYRLEVWQTPEGEWLCGELPATVQGSHFGAGLRAYVLYQYHQCHVTQPLLREQLLEWGIDISVGQIDALLSGRNDVFFAEKDQLLEVGLEVSSYVTVDDSGARHQGRNGYVTHIGNDFFAWFSSSESKSRINFRRLLQAGEPFYSLNDEALAYWRAQGLPQAMCRALMAPPILELTTTTAWEAHLQTLGITQERHQRIATEGALLGGVLAKGLSRELVIVSDGAGQFAILLHALCWVHAERRIHTLIPLNERHRQDQQRVRAQLWALYADLKAYRCDPDPDAIAGLRARFKALFTQKTSWATLNALLKRLKAHQQELLLVLLRPDIPLHTNGSENDIRSYVKWRKISGGTRSDLGRRCRDTFASLKKTCRKLGISFWDYLNDRIGQVGAIPPLPEIVRQRALAAKGVP